A stretch of Vigna angularis cultivar LongXiaoDou No.4 chromosome 4, ASM1680809v1, whole genome shotgun sequence DNA encodes these proteins:
- the LOC108330901 gene encoding uncharacterized protein LOC108330901, producing MMNSLLSAKACVGVRSPIIANSEERSTRKMIQNVNCRNSRNWRNVAVSCGSEKNGNDGIDASEGLNSGSFLSPSHNYAILKHRMEIAAKSEYYEEAARLRDSLKCFEDDVPVLRLRRLLKEAVADERFQDAAIYRDQLKEIAPHSLLKCSSDSTTLGIRVQVKSVYLEGRSQPTEEVYFFEYKIRITNNTNRPVQLLRRHWIITDANGKTENFWGIGVGGEQPAIFPRTSFEFSSTCPLNAQNGRMEGDFELIHVDRVGPRAFNVAVAPFSLSLLGDDDEDGETI from the exons ATGATGAATTCGTTGTTGAGCGCCAAGGCATGCGTGGGTGTGCGGTCACCGATTATAGCGAACTCCGAGGAAAGGAGTACGAGGAAGATGATACAAAACGTGAATTGTAGGAACAGTAGGAATTGGAGGAATGTGGCTGTGTCGTGCGGTTCGGAGAAGAACGGTAACGATGGAATTGACGCGAGTGAAGGGTTGAATTCGGGGTCGTTTTTGTCCCCGAGTCACAATTACGCGATCTTGAAGCACCGGATGGAGATAGCGGCAAAGTCCGAG TATTATGAAGAGGCTGCAAGGCTTCGTGACTCGCTCAAATGCTTCGAGGACGACGTTCCTGTTCTTCGTCTGCGGAGGCTGTTGAAAGAAGCTGTTGCTGATGAGAGATTTCAG GATGCAGCTATATATCGTGATCAGCTCAAAGAAATTGCTCCACATTCTCTCTTAAAATGTTCAAGTGATTCTACAACCTTG GGAATTCGGGTACAAGTTAAGAGTGTATATTTAGAGGGCAGAAGTCAACCAACAGAAGAGGTATATTtctttgaatataaaataagaattaccaATAACACAAACCGCCCTGTTCAACTTCTGAGAAGGCATTGGATTATAACTGATGCTAATGGAAAAACTGAAAATTTCTG GGGAATTGGGGTTGGTGGTGAACAGCCAGCTATATTTCCTAGAACTAGTTTTGAATTCTCTTCTACATGCCCTTTAAACGCACAAAATGGTAGAATG GAGGGTGACTTTGAGCTGATACATGTTGATCGAGTAGGTCCAAGAGCATTTAACGTGGCTGTTGCcccattttctctctctctacttggagatgatgatgaggatggtGAAACTATCTGA